The window AACAGCCCTTCCCAAGGGAATTCAGTTAGCTATTTATATGTTTTCTCAGAGGTCTATCGTGATCAGTGACAGTTCATCAGTTCAGTCGATCGGATAATTCTCGCATTTACTCCACTCTCATTCCTCCTACTTATCCCTACAGACGGCTAAACCATCTTTGACCATCTGACCAAAAGGTGATACTCCACCTCTGAAAGCGGGTCTCACAGTAGAGAGATGAGTATGTTGGACCGTTGGGAGTGGGAGTGCTGAATAAGCTGGTAAGTTATGCTTACTTGGCATACAGAGTGGAAGGAgcgatggaggtggaggCGGAGGTCACCGACAGTGTGATGTGCGCTGACCTCGTGGCTTGAATTGTGTATCTCTACTCGTAGTAGCTAACCCCATCTGTGTCAGTGTGTATATCAGCCGCAACTGTGTGGACGTATAGCAGTCTGGTCCACATTGATAGCTTGATTCATTAACGATGTTGGGATACTATTCCCTCTCACGACGCCGCTCCTCACAgaataacaacaacaataatcCACCAAGTCCAAGTCTTCCTTTGAATTCGTCTTCCATCCACGAGAgtgatcatcttcgttcacCCACTTCACCCACTTCCCTCAAAATACCAAGTTCACCTCCCGCCGAAAGACAGCTCGCAAGTGATAGTCTGGGATCACCATTCAGCATAACCAATCCTATATACCCTTTTCAACCTGATCAATCAAGTAGATCAAAGCACAGCTTACCGGCGTTGAGCGAAGgcgatcatgatcatggCGATACCGATATGAACTTGATGAACAGCGGTGGATCGAGGGCACCACTCTTAGCTAGAGATTTCGGGATGTCAGGATCATCAAAGAGAGTCACAGGTACGGACCATGcgggagatgaaggtgtgacTACGACGAGCGATTCATTCAGCTTATTACCTGGTGATGAtacttctttacccaaatcatctattgatctatcttctcataaagaaagggaaagagatgTCATTCACGATCCTAATCTGATACCTCCTGTTTCCATACATGATAAATACGTTTCGAAACATATACAACCTCTCACCTCACCTTCAACATTGGAAGCTCGACCCTCTATGACCCGATCGACATCAGCACCTGGACATCCCCATCACTCCCATTCACAATCAGCTACTTCCCCTCCAACCGATTCAAAAGGTCTCTTACCCTCTGCCATCCCCAGCGAAGATAGTACTACAAACGCAGCAGGCGGTCAACAGGGTAATCAACCGATATATGAAATATTCAATGCAAATCTATCGAAAGACGGTATGGAAATGAGTAAGAACCTAAGAGGGTATTTGGAAGTTGTGTTGAAAGGTCAGGAACAATTGAGTAAGATGCATCTGCAGTTGGAGGGATCAGGGATGGGCGCAAATGGAATTTGGCAAGTtgataaggatgataatgtcgatggggatgggaagaaggatgagaaggaggtgaagagcAAGATCGAAGAACGACAGAAAGGTGTGGAGGATATCATGCATAGGGTGAGTGTATGCCATATATGAATCTGTCATCGAGGAGTAACACCAAATTTGATTCGCTGATAATGAATGTTAACTACCTAATAGCTATTcgagatatcagatacaCTTCGGAATTATCATCAACTGGGTACACCGAAACTTGGATTCCCTCGACAGCATCCTCACCCCCCTCCTGCCCAGAAATCACCATGTACACCTTCGACCAGCAACCTAGGTAGAGCCACAACTGTTGCCGGATCCAATCCTTCACATAATACCGGTCTCAATGAAGCCAAGCAGCCATCTCCTCCAACAGGGAATCAGCGCAACAAACCTAGAGCACCAAGCTTGGTTCGATCAAATACTGCAACTGGAGAATTATCACCTCGATCATTGATGAAAGACAAGGCTAGACCTAGATCACCTTTAATCAATACATTTACGACAATGGATTCCTCAAGCGAAGATAACAACACATTTGAGAAAAGTCCAAAAAAGAATTCGGATTTACCACctgagaaattggataattcatcttcaaatgatATACCATTTCCGATCTCACCACCTTATGAAGGTGGTATGAAAGTACCTTATCTAGATATGAAcaaagtggaagatcaacagaCGAACGAACATGATGGCATGACCCATTGGTTTGGTGATTCGCCTGACAGTAAGAACGGTGGTGGTAAAAGGGAGAGGAAAATTACGGATAGTCCTATAGAAATGACTTTTAGATCTAGGTTCTAGGGACTATCATTGATACTCTATATCGTATAATCTACCATTGTGTCATGGCTCTTGTATAATTGTATCTGTTGGTATCATCGACTCATATTATATTGTTGTATGAAGACTTGCATGATCTTTAATCTACCTTATAATGGCAACTAATTACGAGTAGGGTAAAGTGGCTCTGAGAGTGGGTGCAGTAACATGATCGATACTGTCATCATTGCTACAAACTTTTCATATAGCTGTCTTGCCTGCTCGATGATAAGAGTACTAGTGCATGCCGCTGATCCTGTAGATACTCTATTGCACATTCGTCTGCATGTATGGATATGTACCCCGTAAGAAATCCTAATGGAATCTGGTGTAGTTTTAGCCATACGAGTATAACCATTTCGTATGGTGGTGAAATTGATCCCGGCTTAGTCAGCAATTCAACCCGACATCCAGACATCCTCAAACCTTCGAGCAGAgaacatatacatcattACTACCAACTGTCATCTGTCTTCGCCTTGATATCTATGGCATACCCATATACAAGCACAGTGTCAGCAACATCGTAAAGGCTCAATCGGAAGGGCGCGTGATTCACTTACAGAGTCTCTCACCTACCCACCATGGCCGCAGCAGCCAGTTCGTCAACACCTCTCGACCCTCATCTGGGTAGAGCAGCAGATTTCGTCCGACCGGATTTCCATCAGGTCAACTTGGACATAGAGGGATTTCTAAAGACTCAGAAGGGATATAAGCTTGATGCTGGTGAGTAGTGTTCGTCTTATCATGTCTGTTGGGTTGACAATCATTTGCATTGAAGTGTGTGATTTATACTAATCGTATTcgttgatatgatatagataCTCAGATATGTCCCTTATCCCTAACACCTCTCGGATGTCCTCTCCCACCTTCACAATGTCCCTATCGTCATACCAATCCCTCTCCAGCAAATTTCcaaccacctcctccactcccTCCCCACCCTAGAGAACGGGAAAAGAAATTAACAGTGTGTAAACATTACCTCCGGAATCTATGTAAGATGGGAGACAATTGTGAATACACACACGATTGGAATCTACGTACGATGCCTGTCTGCGTGATGTTTGTGAAACAAGGGAAATGTGAATTGGGTGGTGAATGTTTGTATTTTCATCCTAGAGATAGAAGAGTTGAATGTCCAGATTATAAAAGAGGTTTTTGTCTATTGGGACCGGAATGTCCGAGAAAACATATTAGGAAGAGGTTATGTGGAGCTTATCAGAGTGGGTTCTGTCCTGATGGAGAGAAATGTAAATTATCGCAGTGAGTAAAACTCCCATAAACCATCGACTGTCCCACACCTATGTATGGATTCATCATTGTGATATGAACATTTACTGACTGTCGCTTGTTTTTCCTTTCAGTCCCCCAGCAGACCGACCTCAATCTGAAGAATATATAAACCCCGTCCCTCCTGACCCTACGCAATTCACCGGTCCACCACCCCAACTACCAGCGGGATACGGCCGATGGCGGGAATACAGATACGATCCTAACGCTGTGGTTGTGCCTGCTCCGGCATGGGTGGAAGGTGGTTCTCTCAGTGGATGGAGAGCAGGTGGTTTCTTGTCTAGTAACGcaaggaggaatgaagatCGAGATGGACATGGCCACGGACATGGCGGACATGGTGGTAGATCAAATGATAATAGGGATAATAGGGAGGTACCGCAGAATGCTCCTGCGGGGTATGAGAAGAAAACTGGTTGGGTCAAGGATCTAAGTACGGTATTGTGTtttgtgagttgactttCATTCAATTTGCCCTATCCAACTTGCCTTTCTACACACTCAATTTACCTTTCTCGCATCATTGAGTGAGCAATGATACTGACATATATGTTCCTACCTCCATTGTAGAGATGCAACCAATATGGTCATTTCGCAAATACATGTCCGAACCAAGCTGTCCCAGGTGATAGAGGTGGattgaagagggagagggattAGTGGGATGTGATAGAAAGCAAGTCCAGGAAATTGCTCAAGTCCGatttatcatatcatattccAATAATGTTGTATCATCTAGTCAATTTATATGTCCCAGAATCATGACATGCTCATGCATGAATCCAAGCACAACCCAGATATTCATATCACCGTGTGAATTTGTGAACTGAAAACATGAGTGTACTCTGTGTATGCTACCAAAGTAAAGACAGATCAATGCATCAATccatatacacatacatactAACGATAGACCCCGACCGCACATTCAAACTAAGATTGGAatttacccttcttcctaTTCCTATAGAAAGCTTTCTTTGGgacaccatcatcatcttcatcactgtcatcatttctttccttcttcgctTTAGCCGTACCGACTGAGATGTTTACTTTGGGAGGAACACTAAATCCAAATGCTTTACCTACTTTAGCTAAATCTAATTTATTCACATCGAATATCTTCTTGAGGGAGTATGAAGCGTATGATTGGAGGTACGATCTGTAACCGTCTCTTGCGGAGGTATTGAGATAATGATTCTttgagatgagattttcaagCTGCAAATAACATAACAACATGTTAGCATATATCACgtactctttcttctttcttctttcttataTTATACCAAAACGGATATGTTTACGATTATTATAGTGAAACACAACTGACCTGTTTTTGAACATCCGCGATCTTCTTCTGAGGGAATTGGTATTCGTTCAAAGGAACTTTGGCAACTTTCAAAAACCTCAAGAAACCCAATTCCGAAGGTAACAAGAACAATAAAGATTTCCCAGTTTTGCCTGCTCTGGCAGTTCTTCCTACTCTATGGATATAATCCCTTGGATCATCGGGTGGGTCGAACTGGATAATCCAATCTACTTTTGGTATATCGAGACCTCTTGCAGCTACGTCGGTACAAAGTAATATACCTGAGGGGGCATTACAGAATTCGAAAAATGTATTGGTCCGTTtttgttgtttttgtttACCCTGTTGGGAACCCCAAAAATATTAGCATGCTGTCAGATACATATGTCATATCAGGGATGATTTGGGAGTTCGTAGAGTTCGGTGTATGGAATGATTTTTGACTTACATGTAAATCCAGTACAGGAACATCAATGTAATTCAATAACTCCGCATGATAGTTGACTGAATTACAACTTGAAAAGAAAACGATAACTTTTTTCTTCAAATTCTTCCTTAAGAAGGTAAATAGGAGCATGAATCGCTTGTCGGATTCACAGACTACGTAACCTTGTTCTAACATGTCCACTGTCGAGGCTTGTTTTTCCTCATCTACGTTGATGTACAATGGACCTGGTCGAAGGGAGATACGGGCGAGGTCGGTCACTTTTGTTGTTTGAGTGGCGGAGAATAGCATTGATTGACGGTTTTCTACATGGCAGAAGGTTATCAGAACTTGTCGCCAGGAAAAGTAAAACAGATGAGACCATATACTCGTCTGACTTACCAGATGGTAATAACTTGATGATCTgcttcatctcttcctcgaAACCAATTTCCAAGAttctatcagcttcatcaatGACCAAAGCTTTGAGGTTCTTGAACACGAATCCTTTGGTGTTCTAAAAATCCATTGAGCTCGTCAGTCATATACTCTCCAATTCTCATGCAAGAACCCGGGATCCACTCACTTGCAAGTGATCGAGTAATCTACCTGGTGTAGCTACGATCAAGTTCACACCTTTGACCAACTTGTCCGCTTCTGCCTTTCTGTTCGCACCGCCCATCAATACACCAAACGTCTGAGAATGACCTTGCATGAGTTCTTTGGCTACTCCGAATATCTGAAGAGCAAGTTCTCGAGTTGGCGAAATGATGATCACACCGGTTCCTACGATATTGTGTCAAAAGATTAGGATTGTCACATGCACCCGAGCTGATTTAATTTCCAatgatgaactcaccattcacAGGCTTGAATCTCAATGTACTCAACAATTCCACACTGGGAACCAAAAAAGCCATcgttttacctgatcctgTTCTCGCAGCTCCCAGTACATCTTTACCAGCCAAAAGAGGAGGTATGGTTCTAGCTTGAACTTCGGTCATCGTCTCGAATCCAATACGTTGGATCGCATTCATAGTTGGATTTGAAAGATTCAGAGTAGAGAATGGAACCCTTTCATATGTTTGTCCAGGAACGTTTCTCGCTCCGTCTACTCCTCCGTCGAGAGTGACCTTGGATGAGGTAGCTTCGGCCATGGTCGAGTCTGCGTCTGTCACTGGTTGAGGTACATCTCCCTTCTCGGTGGCAggggtagaggtggaaggtcGTTTTCGCTTTTTGGCCGATTTGAGACTATCGTCTCGGGGTGTTGCTACCgctgacatgtttgatgagagatggtcgagtatatatgtatacctTCTGTAAACAAATATCAAGACAGACAGGATATCAGAAAATATTTCATTCGTAAAATTGTTGCTGATGCACGAACGAAGCCAGGAACGAACAATGGCCACTTGGGCACAATTCAACTTTTCTGGGATAAATTGGCATAAAATACCAATCAGAAGATATTCAGGTGATACCACTCCATTTCACCAAATTCACCTAAACCCAACGAAAGAATTTTGGATTTTGGATTTCATCAGTCCCCCCCTCTTATTCTCTCTTACAATTACATCTATATCTAGCAATTATACATACAACAAAAGTCTCGCAAGTCGAGCATCAATCACATACACGTGAGTCTCCtgcttctcatcctcttttAGCCTGCATTGTCTTCCTTTCCTTACTTCCGCTTTCGATACTTCCCACCCTCTCAACGATGACTTCGTGTTCAATTTTCAAACTAGAGTCTGTTAGGCGAAATGCCCAAGACCCATAAACGCACAACTCTGAACTGTTCTTTCATATCGCTATTTTTGTGTCTGCGCTTGCTCTGTACGGTGCTGACGATATTGTAGGCATACACATTATAGGGTCGAGAGCTTCGCGCTATCCCCTTTCCTCACCTATCGCTCAActgagaaggtgagtctcgCTTCTTGTATTCCTCTGGTCTTTCTTGTCATCTCAACGTTTCATTAACTGCCCACTATCCCttatttcatcttcaacctcttaCATGATGTCCCATATGGGAATTACCGCCTGAGCACGCTCGTCAACTCGCCTGTAGCGATACAGGAGAGGAGACGGGTAATTTGCTGATAAAACATGGCTGTTTTAATTTACTGATTCTTGTCATACTTTCAACATTCTATCCAAGAAGTGATCGAAAGATATGTTGGCTGATTCTTGAATGGTCATATTTGACAGTGATACAGGAACGAAAATTGTCATCGATTTTCGACCTCCAATATAAGCACAGAACCAGTTAAATGTAAGTTTCATCTCCAACCATCTGGAGttctctcaatctaccaatcaACCCATCCTTAATATTCCTTACAACTCATCCCATAAATGATGATCACACACGACGGTCTTCTTACATATAAAAAAGCTGGTGTAAAGGCCCGAAACCCATTTTATCCGGGCACCCAAATCTGACTCATTATCGCCTGTTACCTGTTGCTTCCCAAGTACGAATCATGAAAATGATGCTGACGGAACACAATTATACGTCACAAAGCTCTCCCACGATGGCTCCCTCACGACAGCCCGTCGCTGGTCCTTCGCGACCCAAACACTCTCAACAGCCAATCGCTCATTCCCCTCCCCCGTCATCCTCCGtttcttccttcaaccctTCTCGTACGCTCTTCGCTCTGGCATCACCTGTTCTCGGTTCAGCCGACAAGGTTCAAGTATGGGACGTCGCTGCTGATCGAGTCATTTCCGAATGGGAAGTTGCTGGCGCAAGTAAAGCCACAACAGTCACTTGGACCAGCACACCTTCTTCCGATGCTGCTagcaaaaagaagaaacgtCGAAAGTCCGGTCCTCCTGATACTGGCGATGAGGAAGTTATTCTCATCACCTCTACCAAAGGTCAGCTGGCAGTCTTTTCACCCTCCAAAGGAGAAATAATACGGAcgatcgatcttcctcaGCCAGCTACTGCAGCCTGGTCAGATGAACATGGTATCATCCTCgctacctcttcatctatcttgGTGTTATCTGCCGATGCTTCCAGCGTATCACATACCTTCActcttccctcatcctctgcTTCCCCTTCGGCTCTAGCCATATTGCCTTCATCAACCCCCGAGGTACTGCAAGTCCTTGTCGGCACTCTCTCAGTAGTGGTGttccacctcgacctctcTTCCACAAAGATTACATACTCCTCTGCTCCTCTCCCTGCATCCACCACTTCCATCAGCTCCATACTGCCTCTTCCCACCTCTGAGCAAGGCTCGTCCTTCTTGGTGgtatcagaagatgatcgcACGATATCTCAGTATACAATACTCTCCCCTCAAACGCCACCTAAATTATCATATCAATACGCCTCGCCGACCTTATCTTCCGcccattccctctcaacctcctcaagCTTGTTATCCGTCTTACATGCTTCAGGCGAGATATCGCTATTCCATCTTCCCAATGAATTGGACTTCTCTCGTCCGAAATCCGACTCAAAGCCAAGCACTGTCAAACTCGTCGAAGGTAAAGACGAACGCACGTCAAGACTTTGTCGAGTGGCTTTCGCTGCTGGGCATGAAGGTGCACCAGGCGCTCTCCTATGTGGTCGGATGACCGGTGGTGGAAGAGTCAAGTGGCTTCGAGCGGTCTACGAGCTACCTGAAGGTGGTCTCAGACCATCGACAGTGGTCAAATGCGATTCACAGGATCTAGTTGGAGAtgtcaattcatcaacaGTGAGCTTATCGATTCTGAATTTCCCGAAATCAGCTGACAGATAGAATTTCAGACAATGCCAATACAGCGATTCACCGCACCTGCCAATGTCACTGAAGCTCCTGCAGCCGACGCCGACGAAGCAGCATCCAAACTACCCACTGACGTAGATATGGCGGATCTTTCTCTCGGCGAACGAATGCTCGCCATACCGAATGGCACTGCTTCAGTCGTCGCTGAGACCGAAGCTTCAACAACAAAGGCCAAGCCTTCAGCTGAAATTACTTTCGATGGTCCTGTCAATGCCGCCTCTCTTACTCGAGTATTGGTCCAAGCTTTACATACTTCCGATCCTGCACTTCTAACACTCTGTCTCTCTCATCGAAACCCCACCTTGATACGGAACACCATACGGAAGATGCCTGCTCAACTCGCTTTACCACTACTCAAAGCTTGTGTCGAACGATTAGGTCAAGGCAAATCTGTGAACAAACGTGGTGGTGGTCGCGGGTCAGTACAGAATGAACAGCAGGGTCGAGGTACGGTTGAATGGGTTAAGGGTGTTTTGGTGGAAAGAGGGGCATTGCTCATGACTGTGAGTACAACTTAACCTTTCTTACTCGCGTTTCCCAGCGTCTGACATTTGCGTATCTAGATGCCCTCTTTACCATTACATCTTGCTACTTTATCAAAGTTACTGCAAACTCGATTGGAAACCTATCAACCGCTCTCGACTTTATCCGGTCGATTAGACTTGGCTTTGGCTCAAATCCAGATGCGCAGATTAGCAGCCGAAGCAGCTTCTCAATCAGCGTTGAACGGGGGTCAGAAAGGGGGTGAAGGCCAGGTATAtattgaaggtgaaagtgatgatgaggatgatgtacCTATCGAAATgggtgaggatggtgagattgaggatATCAATATGCTTGCTGGATCTGAAGACGAATCgtctgatgaagaagatgaggatgaggacgaagatgatgatgatgaggagagtgaagaagacgttctggaatcggatgatgacgaggggttattggatttggaagctgaagaaagtgaagatgaagatgatgaaggggaaagCGATGATGAGTAGATCAAGTATAATCATcttgtacatacatatctaGTTGCACTGCATAACATTTATACTATACGCATACTTGCATTGATATGCGATGTACATCCTGTTGTCATTACTATCACCTGTATGATAATCGAACAGTATCTCGCATGCACATGAATGGACAAGAAGGAAtatcaaaaaaaaaattg of the Kwoniella mangroviensis CBS 8507 chromosome 3, whole genome shotgun sequence genome contains:
- a CDS encoding ATP-dependent RNA helicase HAS1; this encodes MSAVATPRDDSLKSAKKRKRPSTSTPATEKGDVPQPVTDADSTMAEATSSKVTLDGGVDGARNVPGQTYERVPFSTLNLSNPTMNAIQRIGFETMTEVQARTIPPLLAGKDVLGAARTGSGKTMAFLVPSVELLSTLRFKPVNGTGVIIISPTRELALQIFGVAKELMQGHSQTFGVLMGGANRKAEADKLVKGVNLIVATPGRLLDHLQNTKGFVFKNLKALVIDEADRILEIGFEEEMKQIIKLLPSENRQSMLFSATQTTKVTDLARISLRPGPLYINVDEEKQASTVDMLEQGYVVCESDKRFMLLFTFLRKNLKKKVIVFFSSCNSVNYHAELLNYIDVPVLDLHGKQKQQKRTNTFFEFCNAPSGILLCTDVAARGLDIPKVDWIIQFDPPDDPRDYIHRVGRTARAGKTGKSLLFLLPSELGFLRFLKVAKVPLNEYQFPQKKIADVQKQLENLISKNHYLNTSARDGYRSYLQSYASYSLKKIFDVNKLDLAKVGKAFGFSVPPKVNISVGTAKAKKERNDDSDEDDDGVPKKAFYRNRKKGKFQS
- a CDS encoding mRNA 3'-end-processing protein YTH1, giving the protein MAAAASSSTPLDPHLGRAADFVRPDFHQVNLDIEGFLKTQKGYKLDADTQICPLSLTPLGCPLPPSQCPYRHTNPSPANFQPPPPLPPHPREREKKLTVCKHYLRNLCKMGDNCEYTHDWNLRTMPVCVMFVKQGKCELGGECLYFHPRDRRVECPDYKRGFCLLGPECPRKHIRKRLCGAYQSGFCPDGEKCKLSHPPADRPQSEEYINPVPPDPTQFTGPPPQLPAGYGRWREYRYDPNAVVVPAPAWVEGGSLSGWRAGGFLSSNARRNEDRDGHGHGHGGHGGRSNDNRDNREVPQNAPAGYEKKTGWVKDLSTVLCFRCNQYGHFANTCPNQAVPGDRGGLKRERD